The following proteins come from a genomic window of Caloenas nicobarica isolate bCalNic1 chromosome 6, bCalNic1.hap1, whole genome shotgun sequence:
- the FASTKD2 gene encoding FAST kinase domain-containing protein 2, mitochondrial isoform X1 yields the protein MHETLAKMNNKISYLLNTARCVHRCNFVLNPKSSAITRKHILWIGTYRDPLENVNFRKLFLNVFPSLHGSPLRFLSQKIDVFSTDAKIQPEKNTEALMSEQVPQHSLELEKLDDSGSFKGKHVMDQSEPFFNSLQNCTCPCDVLDLASESAVSTKHFTNCLTTLWRLFKNLSEEQQRYEKQLIFEHPAFVKLCQQLLRDSRKMTRGDLVFSLHAAVKLGIPQNTLLVQTLVRVCQEKLNQLDNRCLSVLATTLAGLEKDKNVSALQAGLQLLVEQRIPSIRDIFMLQNLMKCMGKDAPVFLKKQLEMAVLKEIDHLTFSNALRVFFALAAMNYCSIPILNACSKKIQENVHDVPFRPLILILEACYNLQYRNVKLFSALADYVHSAACLWDKRQIVLLLSAFETLGFQPRELMGVFAEKVTQDPEFLNLKNLLIVLRVYSRLYYVPRGQKNLFFETLHSCLIKYLPQISNTELLKAAYSLCILGYLPHQALDELLQKDSRNELLLSDDLYKEQKEMMLRCVKTCMELDSPSFTKPALVPTENGSSLVSLNLRKAREALIQLLGDENMFRQNVQLPYKYHIDFEIRMDSVRKKVLPITATDDGADSSVQRLAFLFVPLSAFCVGTMHPQGKLAMKQRHLNKLGYHVILVLNKKFQEMTNEDAVEFLKGKIYSENAFHFSEVTVQDNY from the exons ATGCACGAGACATTAgcaaaaatgaataataaaataagttatttgTTAAATACTGCCCGATGCGTGCATAGATGCAATTTTGTGCTCAATCCGAAATCTTCAGCTATaacaagaaaacacattctATGGATTGGCACATACAGGGATCCCCTGGAAAATGTGAActtcaggaaattatttttaaatgtatttccttctctgcatgGATCACCTCTGCGATTTCTGTCTCAAAAGATAGATGTTTTTAGCACAGATGCTAAAATACAACCAGAGAAGAACACAGAGGCTTTGATGAGTGAGCAGGTTCCCCAACACTCCTTGGAACTTGAAAAGCTGGATGATTCTGGGAGCTTCAAAGGGAAGCACGTAATGGATCAGAGTGAACCGTTCTTTAATAGTCTCCAGAACTGCACCTGCCCTTGCGATGTACTGGACTTGGCTTCAGAGTCTGCTGTTTCCACTAAGCACTTCACCAACTGTTTAACGACACTCTGGAGGCTCTTCAAAAACCTGTCGGAAGAGCAGCAGCGTTACGAGAAGCAGCTGATCTTTGAGCACCCAGCTTTCGTCAAGCtttgtcagcagctgctgcgggACTCCCGAAAGATGACGCGGGGTGACCTGGTGTTCAGTCTGCACGCTGCGGTGAAACTGGGCATTCCTCAGAACACTCTCTTAGTCCAGACTTTGGTGAGGGTGTGCCAA GAGAAGCTCAATCAACTTGATAACCGATGTCTCTCAGTTTTGGCAACTACTTTAGCAGGgctggaaaaagacaagaatgtgaGCGCTCTTCAAGCTGGATTACA ATTACTAGTGGAGCAGCGCATTCCAAGTATCAGAGACATCTTCATGCTGCAAAACCTGATGAAATGCATGGGAAAAGATGCTCCAGTCTTTCTGAAAAAGCAATTAGAG ATGGCAGTTCTGAAGGAGATAGACCATCTGACTTTCTCGAATGCTCTGCGTGTGTTTTTTGCTCTTGCTGCAATGAATTATTGTTCCATTCCAATCCTGAATGCCTGCAGTAAAAAGATCCAGG AAAATGTCCATGATGTTCCATTTCGGCCGTTAATTCTCATTCTGGAAGCTTGTTACAATCTCCAGTACCGTAATGTAAAACTGTTCTCAGCATTAGCAGACTATGTTCATTCTGCTGCCTGCCTTTGGGACAAAAGACAG attgtccttctcctttctgcctttgagaCACTTGGTTTTCAGCCTCGTGAGCTGATGGGTGTTTTTGCTGAGAAGGTGACACAAGACCCCGAATTCCTCAACTTGAAAAACCTTTTGATTGTTCTCCGAGTGTATTCAAGACTCTACTATGTTCCCAGAGGCCAAAAGAATCT GTTTTTTGAGACTCTTCATAGCTGCTTGATTAAGTACCTACCTCAGATTTCCAACACAGAACTGCTGAAGGCAGCATATTCACTTTGCATCTTAGGGTATCTTCCTCATCAGGCACTTGATGAGCTGCTGCAAAAGGACAGCAGGAACGAACTTCTACTATCAG ATGATCTTtacaaagaacaaaaggaaatgatGCTTCGCTGTGTGAAAACATGTATGGAACTTGACAGCCCTTCCTTCACAAAGCCTGCATTGGTACCAACTGAGAATGGCTCCTCATTAGTATCTCTTAATCTCAGAAAGGCTCGGGAGGCACTGATACAACTTCTGGGAGATGAGAACATGTTTCGGCAAAACGTTCAGCTACCATATAAATATCATATCG attttgaaatCAGAATGGATTCAGTCAGAAAGAAAGTGCTTCCAATAACTGCAACAGATGATGGTGCTGACTCAAGTGTTCAAAG ATtggcttttctctttgttcctCTGTCTGCCTTCTGTGTGGGTACAATGCACCCCCAAGGGAAGCTGGCAATGAAGCAGCGGCACCTAAATAAACTGGGCTACCATGTGATTCTG gTCCTGAACAAGAAGTTTCAGGAAATGACAAACGAAGATGCAGTtgagtttttaaaaggaaaaatttattcagaaaatgctttccatttttctgaagtcactGTGCAGgataattattaa
- the MDH1B gene encoding putative malate dehydrogenase 1B yields MAKLVLAGKANCPYYAKAELLADYLQANLPHFRVHKITQHPDKWEQWLRDICETNGWKHSQSPIIWRELLDRGGKGLLLGGVNDFLEYAQHYYGVTSTMLSDEMLAIAEENLQVHIEIEKEEEEIKSLIKPLQIWITSASAPICYQLIPLLANGEVFGMTTEISIHLLDADQFKEVLCGIVMEAEDMAFPLLRSISHHTEIDKAFIQADVVIVLDDVLLNCEVQPLEYYVREVSEICQVYAPLIEKNAKSEVRVISSGKTFVNLKAMMIMTYGPSLKPENVIGVATSWESAAKAMLARKLNMNATGVKDMIVWGNITGCNYIDLSHAKLYGYDSAIWGPANFSRPLLNMIYDSEWIHSEFLSAQSSLSSQVSHCAGMLHAHAVATLLRYWYHGSPPGEIVSVGILTAGQFCIPEGIVFSMPVRFQNGNWEVMTELEMNKTTQELLDRLAHDLIQEKLVALKEIKEMLPYGADKIASKEYLQQGICSEQHSFKSKTFRTVS; encoded by the exons ATGGCCAAGCTCGTGCTGGCAG GTAAGGCGAACTGCCCTTACTATGCCAAGGCTGAGCTCCTGGCTGACTACCTGCAGGCGAACCTGCCGCACTTCAGGGTCCACAAGATCACTCAGCACCCTGACAAATGGGAG CAGTGGCTTCGTGACATTTGTGAAACGAATGGATGGAAACACAGCCAGTCTCCTATCATTTGGAGAGAGCTGTTGGACCGTGGAGGGAAGGGCCTGCTTCTGGGAGGTGTTAATGATTTTCTGGAATATGCTCAG cACTATTATGGTGTCACCTCAACAATGTTGAGTGACGAAATGTTAGCTATTGCTGAGGAGAACCTGCAGGTGCATATTGaaattgaaaaagaagaggaagaaattaaaagtcTTATCAAGCCTTTGCAGATCTGGATCACAAG TGCATCAGCTCCCATCTGTTATCAGCTGATCCCTCTGTTGGCAAATGGAGAAGTGTTTGGGATGACCACAGAAATCAGTATCCATTTGCTCGATGCTGACCAGTTTAAGGAAGTTCTTTGTGGTATTGTGATGGAGGCTGAAGACATGGCGTTCCCACTCCTCCGCAGTATTTCACACCACACAGAAATAGATAAGGCTTTTATTCAAGCCGATGTTGTCATTGTTCTTGATGACGTCCTCTTAAACTGTGAAGTCCAGCCCCTTGAGTACTACGTGAGAGAAGTGAGTGAGATCTGTCAAGTGTATGCTCCCCTGATTGAGAAGAATGCCAAGAGTGAGGTCAGAGTAATTTCATCAGGAAAAACCTTTGTAAACCTAAAGGCAATGATGATTATGACATATGGCCCATCCCTTAAGCCTGAAAATGTCATTGGAGTTGCGACATCCTGGGAAAGTGCAGCTAAAGCCATGCTGGCCAGGAAGCTGAATATGAATGCAACAG GAGTTAAAGACATGATTGTTTGGGGTAATATTACTGGCTGTAACTACATTGATTTGTCACATGCAAAACTTTATGGATATGACTCTGCTATTTGGGGCCCAGCTAATTTTTCACGTCCTTTGTTGAATATGATTTATGATAG CGAATGGATCCATTCAGAATTTCTATCTGCACAGAGTTCACTGAGTTCCCAGGTCTCTCATTGTGCAGGAATGTTACATGCTCATGCAGTAGCCACTTTACTGAGATACTGGTATCATGGCTCTCCTCCTGGGGAGATCGTTTCTGTGGGAATACTTACTGCAG gTCAATTTTGCATTCCTGAAGGAATTGTCTTCTCTATGCCAGTGAGGTTCCAGAATGGTAACTGGGAAGTCATGACAGAATTAGAAATGAATAAAACGACCCAAGAACTTCTGGACCGCTTAGCCCATGATCTGATTCAG GAAAAGCTTGTTGCactaaaggaaataaaagaaatgcttCCATATGGAGCTGATAAAATCGCTAGTAAAGAATATTTGCAGCAAG GCATTTGTAGTGAACAGcattcatttaaaagcaaaacctttaGAACTGTGTCTTGA
- the FASTKD2 gene encoding FAST kinase domain-containing protein 2, mitochondrial isoform X2 has protein sequence MHETLAKMNNKISYLLNTARCVHRCNFVLNPKSSAITRKHILWIGTYRDPLENVNFRKLFLNVFPSLHGSPLRFLSQKIDVFSTDAKIQPEKNTEALMSEQVPQHSLELEKLDDSGSFKGKHVMDQSEPFFNSLQNCTCPCDVLDLASESAVSTKHFTNCLTTLWRLFKNLSEEQQRYEKQLIFEHPAFVKLCQQLLRDSRKMTRGDLVFSLHAAVKLGIPQNTLLVQTLEKLNQLDNRCLSVLATTLAGLEKDKNVSALQAGLQLLVEQRIPSIRDIFMLQNLMKCMGKDAPVFLKKQLEMAVLKEIDHLTFSNALRVFFALAAMNYCSIPILNACSKKIQENVHDVPFRPLILILEACYNLQYRNVKLFSALADYVHSAACLWDKRQIVLLLSAFETLGFQPRELMGVFAEKVTQDPEFLNLKNLLIVLRVYSRLYYVPRGQKNLFFETLHSCLIKYLPQISNTELLKAAYSLCILGYLPHQALDELLQKDSRNELLLSDDLYKEQKEMMLRCVKTCMELDSPSFTKPALVPTENGSSLVSLNLRKAREALIQLLGDENMFRQNVQLPYKYHIDFEIRMDSVRKKVLPITATDDGADSSVQRLAFLFVPLSAFCVGTMHPQGKLAMKQRHLNKLGYHVILVLNKKFQEMTNEDAVEFLKGKIYSENAFHFSEVTVQDNY, from the exons ATGCACGAGACATTAgcaaaaatgaataataaaataagttatttgTTAAATACTGCCCGATGCGTGCATAGATGCAATTTTGTGCTCAATCCGAAATCTTCAGCTATaacaagaaaacacattctATGGATTGGCACATACAGGGATCCCCTGGAAAATGTGAActtcaggaaattatttttaaatgtatttccttctctgcatgGATCACCTCTGCGATTTCTGTCTCAAAAGATAGATGTTTTTAGCACAGATGCTAAAATACAACCAGAGAAGAACACAGAGGCTTTGATGAGTGAGCAGGTTCCCCAACACTCCTTGGAACTTGAAAAGCTGGATGATTCTGGGAGCTTCAAAGGGAAGCACGTAATGGATCAGAGTGAACCGTTCTTTAATAGTCTCCAGAACTGCACCTGCCCTTGCGATGTACTGGACTTGGCTTCAGAGTCTGCTGTTTCCACTAAGCACTTCACCAACTGTTTAACGACACTCTGGAGGCTCTTCAAAAACCTGTCGGAAGAGCAGCAGCGTTACGAGAAGCAGCTGATCTTTGAGCACCCAGCTTTCGTCAAGCtttgtcagcagctgctgcgggACTCCCGAAAGATGACGCGGGGTGACCTGGTGTTCAGTCTGCACGCTGCGGTGAAACTGGGCATTCCTCAGAACACTCTCTTAGTCCAGACTTTG GAGAAGCTCAATCAACTTGATAACCGATGTCTCTCAGTTTTGGCAACTACTTTAGCAGGgctggaaaaagacaagaatgtgaGCGCTCTTCAAGCTGGATTACA ATTACTAGTGGAGCAGCGCATTCCAAGTATCAGAGACATCTTCATGCTGCAAAACCTGATGAAATGCATGGGAAAAGATGCTCCAGTCTTTCTGAAAAAGCAATTAGAG ATGGCAGTTCTGAAGGAGATAGACCATCTGACTTTCTCGAATGCTCTGCGTGTGTTTTTTGCTCTTGCTGCAATGAATTATTGTTCCATTCCAATCCTGAATGCCTGCAGTAAAAAGATCCAGG AAAATGTCCATGATGTTCCATTTCGGCCGTTAATTCTCATTCTGGAAGCTTGTTACAATCTCCAGTACCGTAATGTAAAACTGTTCTCAGCATTAGCAGACTATGTTCATTCTGCTGCCTGCCTTTGGGACAAAAGACAG attgtccttctcctttctgcctttgagaCACTTGGTTTTCAGCCTCGTGAGCTGATGGGTGTTTTTGCTGAGAAGGTGACACAAGACCCCGAATTCCTCAACTTGAAAAACCTTTTGATTGTTCTCCGAGTGTATTCAAGACTCTACTATGTTCCCAGAGGCCAAAAGAATCT GTTTTTTGAGACTCTTCATAGCTGCTTGATTAAGTACCTACCTCAGATTTCCAACACAGAACTGCTGAAGGCAGCATATTCACTTTGCATCTTAGGGTATCTTCCTCATCAGGCACTTGATGAGCTGCTGCAAAAGGACAGCAGGAACGAACTTCTACTATCAG ATGATCTTtacaaagaacaaaaggaaatgatGCTTCGCTGTGTGAAAACATGTATGGAACTTGACAGCCCTTCCTTCACAAAGCCTGCATTGGTACCAACTGAGAATGGCTCCTCATTAGTATCTCTTAATCTCAGAAAGGCTCGGGAGGCACTGATACAACTTCTGGGAGATGAGAACATGTTTCGGCAAAACGTTCAGCTACCATATAAATATCATATCG attttgaaatCAGAATGGATTCAGTCAGAAAGAAAGTGCTTCCAATAACTGCAACAGATGATGGTGCTGACTCAAGTGTTCAAAG ATtggcttttctctttgttcctCTGTCTGCCTTCTGTGTGGGTACAATGCACCCCCAAGGGAAGCTGGCAATGAAGCAGCGGCACCTAAATAAACTGGGCTACCATGTGATTCTG gTCCTGAACAAGAAGTTTCAGGAAATGACAAACGAAGATGCAGTtgagtttttaaaaggaaaaatttattcagaaaatgctttccatttttctgaagtcactGTGCAGgataattattaa